DNA sequence from the bacterium genome:
AAGAGAGGATAAGCATAACCTCCTGCCTTCTCTTTGACCTTTTGGCTGAGAGGATTCCCTTAGAAATAAAAGATAAAGAGATAACCATTAAGCCTTTAATCCCATCCCAATCAGAGCTCCTTCAATCATACCCCAATCCCGCAAAGGATGCCTGCTATATCCCATTCAAGCTTTCCAAAGATTCCAATGTTTCATTGGAAATCTACAACATCTTAGGACAAAAGGTAAAAACCATAGAGCTAGGAAACAAACCCAAAGGCTCATATACCCAAAAGAATAGGGCAATATTCTTTGACCTAAAAAATAATGCTGGACAAAACCTCTCCTCTGGATTATACTTTTATAAAATAAAAGCAGGCAATTTCTCTGCCATAAAGGCGATGGTGGTAAGATAAGCCTTTAAGCTTTAACTTGCCTTTTTGATTAAGGCGATATATAATGGGGTTTATGAAAAAGAAGAAATCGAGGCAGGGGTTTATCCAAGATAAAAAAGAGATAATCATTGTTTCCTTGCTTCTTCTTGTTGCCCTTATCTTTCGCCTTATCTATCTCTCCTCTCTTAAGGCAAATGACCCTTCGTTTTATAATCCACAACCAGGAACAGATATGCTAACCTATGATAATTATGCCAAGCAAATCCTTGATGGCACATTCTCAGAAAAAGAGCCATATTACTATGG
Encoded proteins:
- a CDS encoding T9SS type A sorting domain-containing protein: ERISITSCLLFDLLAERIPLEIKDKEITIKPLIPSQSELLQSYPNPAKDACYIPFKLSKDSNVSLEIYNILGQKVKTIELGNKPKGSYTQKNRAIFFDLKNNAGQNLSSGLYFYKIKAGNFSAIKAMVVR